CTTTTGGGGACATCCCGCAAATCGTTTATAGGCAAGGTGCTTGACCTCCCGGTGGAAGAACGGTTGGAAGGAACCATAGCTACTACGGTGGCAGGTATTATGAAAGGTGTAGATATAGTGCGTGTACATGACGTACTGCAGAATAAACGTGCAGCTATTATGACTGATGAGATGGTGAGATAGATATGGATAAAATAATTATTGAAGAATTGGAGGTATATGCTTATCATGGCGTGGCACCCGAAGAAAAAGCCCTGGGGCAGATGTTTATTATATCGGTGGAAGTAACTGCTGACCTTAAAGCGGCAGCCTGTGCTGATGAACTGTCATATACCATCAACTATGGCAATTTATGTGCTGATATAGAGAAAGTGCTGACATCCCGCAAGTATGAACTAATAGAGGCCGCTGCTATGGCGGTGATTGAGCGGATACTTGATAACTATCCGGCTGTGATGTCTGTTAAAGTCTTACTAAAGAAGCCGTGGGCCCCTCTAGGGCGCCACTTGAAATATGTTGCAGTGGAAATGGAGCGCCGGCGTGGCAGTTAATAAGAAGAGAGGTAAATATGTATAAAGATAAAATAAAAGCTTATTTAGGCATAGGGTCTAACATAGGAGACAGGCAGTCCAATCTGGACGCAGCTGTCGGTATGCTGCGGCATACCAGGGGCATAGAAATAAGGAATGTTTCTTCATTTTATAATACGGCTCCAGTAGGATATACAGCTCAACCCGACTTTCTAAACGGAGTTGTCGAGATAGAAACCATTCTTACCCCACATGAGCTTCTAAAAATATGTCAAACAATAGAGGACAAATTAAAACGGGTGCGTACCATACGATGGGGACCCCGTACTATAGATATAGATATACTGCTGTATGATGAATTAATTATACAGGATGAAAATCTTATTATTCCCCATCCGCATATGCACCAAAGGGAATTTGTATTACAGCCGCTTAATGATATAGCTCCAGAAGTCATCCACCCGGTTTTTAAAATGACGGTATGCAAGCTGTATGAACGTTTGAAATCTAAATAAATCCGGTATAAGCCGACGGCAAGACATGGGATATATGATGGTACTCAGCCGTGAGGAACCGTCCGAAACTGCTGAAAAAGTGCTTGAGTGCTCAGGGCTTCGACATGGGGACAGTTCCTCAGTCGCATGAAAAGCGCATTCGACAGACGAACCGTCCCCAAGTCGCAGCCCTTCTTCCTGCTGAACCGGACTTTTTCAGTGATTTTGAACCGTTTCGTTTACATGTCGAAGCCTTGACCAATTAAGTATACTTTCATCATTTTTGTGCCGGTTAGTTAGAATAGAGGTGAAAAAGATGGACACAAGAATAGCTGTTGTGGGAATTGTAGTGAGCAACAGAGAAGAAGAAGCAAAAAAAGTAAATGACATATTATCGAGTTACGGCCATCTTGTTGTAGGACGGATGGGCATACCCTATAAAGATAGAGGCGTTTCGGTTATTTCTCTAATTGTAGATGGGACTACCGATGACATCGGAGCACTGACCGGAAAACTGGGCAATATCAAAGGTGTAAAAGTGAAGTCGGTAGTAGCGTATTGAATTGACTTTTATTTGTTTAATGTTATAATATAAATGCGCAAAATATATCAGTAGGGAGGGATTGTCTTGAAATTCACGAAAATGCAAGGCATTGGTAATGATTATGTATATGTAAATTGTTTTGAAGAAAAAGTTGAAAATCCATCAGGGGTTGCAGTTAAGATAAGTGATAGACATTTTGGTATAGGCTCAGACGGCTTGGTGTTAATTATGCCTTCAGATACAGAGGACTTCAAAATGAGAATGTTTAATTCTGACGGGTCAGAAGCCGAGATGTGTGGAAATGCTATTCGATGTGTGGGTAAGTACGTATATGATAACGGCCTGACTGATAAAGATACTATTTCAATAGAAACCCTTGCCGGGACTAAGATCCTTAAGATGGAAATTGAAGATGGCAAGGTAAAGATGGTAAGAGTAGATATGGGAGAGCCTATTCTTGAGCCGGAAAAAATACCCGTGATACATGCTAAAGAAAGATTTGTTAATGAAGAAGTTGAAGTGGATGGAGAAAAATACAAGGTTACCTGTGTATCTATGGGTAATCCACATGCAATAATTTATATGAAAGATATAGATAATCTAAAAATAGAAGAGATTGGTCCCAAATTTGAACATCACAAAATTTTCCCAAGAAGGACTAATACTGAATTTGTAGAAGTGATTGACCGGCAAACATTAAAGATGAGAGTATGGGAAAGGGGAGCCGGGGAAACCTTAGCTTGCGGTACAGGGGCTTGTGCTGTATTAGTAGCATCAGTACTGAACGGAGTAAGTGAAAGAAAAGCAACTGTCAAGTTAAAAGGCGGAGACCTTTTAATTGAGTGGAGCCAAGAAGACAATCATGTATACATGACAGGACCTGCGGTAAAAGTATTTGATGGGGAAATAGAGATTTAGATACAGATATAGATAAAGAGACTTGATGAGAATAAGATATTAATATTTATCTATATATAATGTGATAATGATTTTACATGTGTTTAATATAGAATAAAGAGAGGATGAATGATAATGGCTTTAGTAAATGAAAATTACCTGAAACTACCCGGCAGCTACCTATTTGCTGAAATTGCAAGAAGGGTAAGCAGCTTCCAGAAGGAAAACCCAAATGCAAAGATTATAAGATTGGGAATAGGTGACGTTACCAGACCACTTCCGCCTGCTGTTATTGAAAACCTGCATAAAGCAGTGGATGAAATGGCTCATGCAGAAACCTTCAGAGGATACGGCCCGGAGCAGGGCTATGCTTTTCTTATTGAAAAAATCATCCAATTTGATTATGCACCACGGGGAATCAAACTGGATGTAGATGAGGTATTTGTAAGCGATGGTTCCAAGAGCGATACAGGAAATATTCAGGAGATATTTGGTGTAGATAATGTTGTTGCTGTAACTGACCCTGTTTATCCCGTGTATGTAGATACCAATGTAATGGCCGGGAGAGCAGGCGAACTAACTGAACAGGGGAAATGGAGCAAAATTGTTTACATCCCATGTACTGCCGAAAATAATTTTGTACCTGCCCTGCCTGACCAAAAGGTTGATTTGATTTATTTGTGTTTCCCCAATAACCCTACAGGTATGACCATAACAAAAGAAGAGTTAAAGAAATGGGTAGACTATGCAAAAGCTAATAAAGCCATTATTCTCTATGATGCAGCTTATGAAGCTTACATACAGGAAGCAGATGTGCCTCACAGCATCTATGAAGTAGAAGGTGCAAAAGAAGTTGCCATCGAGTTTAGAAGCTTTTCAAAAAATGCCGGATTTACCGGGACAAGATGTGCATTCACTGTTGTACCTAAAGAAGTAGTTGCATACACAAGTACAGGCGAAGTAGTGCAGTTAAACAAATTATGGAATAGAAGACAAACAACCAAGTTTAACGGAGTTCCATATATTATTCAAAAGGGTGCTGCGGCTGTTTATACTGAAGAAGGACAGAAGCAGATCAAAGCTTTAATAGATTATTATATGACAAATGCAAAAATTATCAGAGAAGGTTTATTGAGCCTGGGCCTTCAAGTATTTGGCGGCGTAAATGCCCCCTATATCTGGTTAAAGACTCCTAACGGATTGGATTCCTGGGCATTCTTTGACAAGCTGTTAAACGAAGCCAATATTGTAGGTACTCCAGGTGTAGGCTTTGGACCAAGCGGACAGGGATATTTCCGGCTAACTGCTTTTGGAAACAAAGAAAATACAGAAGAAGCTGTAGAAAGGTTTAAGACAAGGTTAAAACTGTGAAATAGTTCATCGTTAATAGTTCACAGTTGATGGATTTATGAAAACACTGAAAAAGTTACGTTTTTTAATGTTAATTGCAATTTTATAAATAGTATATTGCAAAAACAGCAATAAAGGTCTTGAAATTTATTTAAATATATATTATAATTAAGACACGAAATTAAATATTGGTTAGTAGGACAATGGCGTTCTCAGCAATCACTATTCAGGTGGTTTGTTTGAGTGCGCTTTTTTGTTATTTTGTTATTTTAATCTTTTATATTACGTTGTGCAGGAAACACAAATTAATATTTCATGTATTTTGTCATGTATTTTGTTGGTTTTGATGCGGTTTCCCCGGCTCCGCATCATGACATATACTTAATTTTAGATTTAAGACAATTAATTTACTCCCTAAAAGAAGCAATTATTTACAAAAACCCGTTTTTGTAAAAATTGCCGTTGTTTATAATTCCCCAGCAATTACACCGGACATAGCCAGAGCCGGGGCCGGCGTAATTGTATAAATGCATTGATAACTGGTTCTCTTGCACCAGTTTGTAATATGATAATAGATTATAATTTTGCAGTAAAATGCTGTGTTGTTTTGTTCAATAATAGCAATGATGTTATTATTTTTTAATTTCTGAATAATTGAAGTAAAATATTTATTGTTTTACAAGGATTAAGGAAGAAATTAACTTGTTGTGCTAGTTCATGTAGAAAGATTTGCGGAAGGGCTTAGAGATTATTAATGTAGTTTTCCTTTTGAAATAAACTAGTACAACAGGCTAAATTAAAATATTTGCATCATGGCTGTTATGGAACTTGAGTTTCATAGCAGCTTTAGTTTTATAATTAACCAACTTTAAAACTAAAAATTGCTGTATTAAAGTTGGTTAATTTCATCGATAACTACATTAATTTATTTTTAACTTAAATATTGGTTATCGATATATTCAAAGTACCAGACTTATATAAATAAGAATAGAAAGGTTGGCCAGTATGCAGTATCTTGGAATACCAAAAAAACAGGGACTTTATGACCCGAGATTTGAACACGATGCCTGTGGAATTGGTTTTGTGACAAATATTAAAGGTAAGAAGTCACATGAAATCATACGTCAGGCTATTACAATTTTATTAAATCTTACACATCGTGGCGGATGTGGGTGTGAGATCAATACCGGTGATGGTGCCGGCATATTGATGCAAATTCCGCATGATTTTTTTGTAAAAGTGTGCAGGCAAAGCGGTTTTAGCCTGCCTGAAGAAGGAGAATACGGGGTAGGAATGCTTTTTTTATCCCCAGACCCGCAAGAACGTGAAGAAAATGAAAAATGCCTTGAGAAAATTATTGAAGAAGAGGGCCAAAGTGTCCTGGGGTGGAGGACTGTACCTGTAAATGATATTTCCCTGGGAAAAGTTGCAAAAGCCGGTATGCCGTTTATCCGCCAGGTTTTTGTTAAAAAGAATGAGCAGATTACAGACCAACTTGCCTTTGAAAGGAAATTGTATGTAATCCGCAAGCGGGCGGAAAAAGCCATTCGTTATTCGGGAATGAAAGGCGGTCAATACTTTTATTTTGCAAGCTTTTCTTCTAGGACCATCGTCTATAAAGGGATGCTGACTCCCCAACAGGTAGAAGAGTTTTATCCCGACTTGCTGGATAGTGATATGAAAACAGCCATTGCCCTTGTACATTCACGGTTCAGTACCAATACATTCCCAAGCTGGGAGCGTGCACATCCTAACCGGTATATTATACACAATGGTGAAATTAACACCTTGCGGGGAAATGTAAACTGGATGCATGCCCGGGAGGCAATGTTTGAATCCGAATTGTTCGGTGATGATATCAAAAAGGTCCTTCCGGTAATTAATCCGGATGGCAGCGATTCAGCCATGCTGGATAATTGCCTGGAGATTCTTACACTTGCAGGGAGATCGCTTCCACATGCAGTTATGATGGCTATTCCCGAACCGTGGGAAAATCACGAGAGTATGAGTGATGAAAAGAGAGCTTTTTATGAATACCACAGCTGCATGATGGAACCATGGGATGGTCCGGCAGCCATTGCCTTTACCGATGGCACATATGTTGGTGCAGTACTGGATAGAAACGGTTTAAGGCCTTCACGTTACTATGTTACAAAAGACGACCTGGTAATTTTAGCTTCAGAGGTAGGGGTATTGGACATTCCGCCCGAAAATGTTTTGAAAAAAGAAAGGCTTCATCCGGGGAGGATGTTCTTAATTGATACAAAAGAAGGCAGGATCATTGAAGATGAAGAATTAAAGCAAAGCATTGCAGCCCAGCATCCTTACCGCAAATGGTTAAATGAGCATCTTATTGAGTTGAAAGATTTACCGGATGTGGAGCATGTACCGGCAAAAGAACACCAGTCGGTGCTTAAAAGGCAGAGGGCATTTGGTTATACTTCCGAAGAGCTCAAACTTATTATTGGACCTATGGCAAAAGACGGTATCGATCCGATTGGGGCAATGGGTACCGATACGCCGCTGGCGGTTTTATCTGACAAGCCTCAGCTGCTTTACAATTATTTTAAACAGCTTTTTGCCCAGGTAACCAACCCGCCTATCGATGCACTTCGTGAGGAATTAATTACTTCCACCATTACAATGATTGGTTCGGAAGGAAATTTATTAAATCCTGAAGCGAAGAGCTGCAGGCAGATTAAATTAAAGACACCTGTTTTGAACAATGAAGAACTGGAAAAACTAAGGGTTATCCAAAAAGATGGGTTTAAAGCCATTACCCTTCCTATACTCTTTAAAGTTGATGAAGATGGCAAGGCACTTGAAAATGCAATGGATGAGTTGTGCAGTGCAGCCAGTGCTGCGATAAAAGACGGATATAACCTGTTAATTTTGTCCGATAGAGGGGTTGATAATGAAAAAGCTCCCATTCCTGCACTTTTAGCTGTTGCAGGACTGCACCACCACTTAATCCGTGAAGGGACCCGTACAAAAGTAAGCATTCTGCTGGAATCCGGGGAACCTCGCGAAGTACATCACTTTGCCCTCCTTTTAGGATATGGAGTAAGTGCTGTGAACCCGTACCTGGCGTTTGAAACGATTGAAGATATGATTGGACAGGGATTGCTTACAGATATAACCTATGAAACTGCTGTCAACAAATACATCAAGGCTGTTACCAAAGGCGTGGTAAAGGTTATGTCCAAGATGGGTATCTCTACCATACAGAGTTACCAGGGAGCACAGATTTTTGAAGCACTTGGCCTTAATGAGGCAGTAATCAATAAATATTTTACATGGACGCCGTCCAGGATTGGCGGTATTGGCATCAAGGAAATCGCCAAGGAAGTAAAAATGCGTCATGACAGTGCCTTTGCAGAGAGACAGACAGATGTGAAAACCCTTGAAACGGGTGGAAATTACCAGTGGAGAAAAGATGGAGAATATCACCTGTTTAATCCTGAGACAGTCCACAAGTTACAGCAGGCATGCAGGACCGGTAATTATAACCTGTATAAGGAATATGCGTCGTTGATTAATGAACAATCACAAAGCCTTTGCACCATCAGAGGACTGCTGGATATGAAACTGGAACAAGAGCCTGTACCAATTGAAGAAGTGGAATCGGTAGAATCCATCTGCAAGAGGTTTAAGACCGGGGCTATGTCCTACGGTTCCATCAGCCAGGAAGCACATGAGAGTCTTGCTATTGCCATGAACCGTATTGGGGGTAAGAGCAATACCGGTGAAGGGGGAGAAAATCCTGAGCGCTTTAAACCTGATGCAAACGGAGACTCGAGATGTAGTGCCATCAAGCAGGTGGCATCGGGACGATTTGGTGTTACCATTGAATATCTGGTAAATTCCAAAGAGATACAGATTAAAATGGCACAAGGTGCAAAACCGGGAGAAGGCGGCCAGCTGCCTGGACGAAAAGTTTATCCATGGGTTGCTAAGGCAAGATATTCTACGCCTGGTGTAGGATTAATTTCACCGCCACCGCACCATGATATTTACTCCATTGAGGACCTTGCACAGCTTATTCACGATCTTAAAAATGCAAATAAGGATGCAAGGATAAGCGTAAAACTTGTGTCAGAAGTTGGTGTAGGGACCATTGCTGCAGGAGTGGCAAAAGGGCGTGCTGATGTCGTATTAATCAGCGGTTATGATGGTGGTACCGGAGCATCTCCAAGGACTAGTATCCGCCATGCAGGACTTCCATGGGAACTTGGTGTTGCCGAAACTCATCAGACACTTCTTATGAATGATTTAAGAAGCCGAATTGTGATAGAAACAGATGGCAAACTTCTTACCGGACGGGATGTAGCTATTGCCGCATTGTTAGGTGCTGAAGAATTCGGTTTTGCAACTGCACCTCTTATTGTGCTTGGCTGTGTAATGATGAGAGTATGCCACCTGGATACCTGCCCGGTGGGAGTTGCAACACAAAACCCTGAATTAAGGAAGAAATTTATGGGAAGTCCGGACCATGTGGTAAACTTTATGAGATTTATCGCACAGGATTTACGGGAGTGGATGGCAAAACTGGGCTTTAGGACAGTAGATGAAATGGTTGGTCGTGTCGATAAACTATTGCCCAAAAAGGCTGTTGAACATTGGAAGGCAAAAGGTGTTGACTTGTCCGCCCTCCTGTATCAGCCTGAGGTGGATGAAAAGGTAGGCAGATATTGTACAATCAAACAGAACCACGAACTGGAAAAATCTCTTGATCAACAGATGTTACTAGCTATATGCGAACCGGCACTTAAATATGGTAAGCGGGTTGAAGCAACCCTGCCAATTAAAAACACGAACCGTGTCGTAGGCACAATTCTGGGAAGTGAAATCGCAAAACAATACGGTTTGAAAGGACTTCCGGAAGATACTATCAATTTATATTTTAAAGGTTCGGCCGGGCAGAGTTTTGGTGCATTTGTACCTAAGGGCGTTACTATGAAGCTGGAAGGCGATTCCAATGACTATATTGGAAAAGGACTTTCCGGCGGAAAAATTGTTGTTGTACCGCCAAAAGAAAGTACATTTGTGCCTGAAGAAAATGTCATTATCGGAAATGTTGCATTTTATGGTGCTACATCCGGTGAAGCGTATATCCGTGGAAGTGCCGGAGAACGCTTCTGTGTAAGAAACAGCGGTGTATATGCGGTAGTTGAAGCGGTAGGAGACCACGGATGTGAATATATGACCGGAGGACGCGTTGCGGTACTGGGTCCGACGGGACGTAACTTTGCAGCAGGGATGTCCGGTGGTATAGCATACGTTCTGGACGAAAAAGGTGACTTTAAGAAACGGTGCAATCAGGAAATGGTCCTTCTTGAAACGATGGAAAACGAAGAGGACATACAGGAATTAAAAGGCATGATCGAGCGGCATGTACTTTATACCGGAAGTGAATTGGGTGAAAAAGTTCTGGCAAATTGGGATGAGATGGTTAAAAAATTTGTAAAGGTTATTCCAAAGGATTATAAAGTAGTGCTTGAGGCATTGAAGAGAGTTCAGAAGGCTGGATTAAGCGGTGAAGAGGCGCTGATGGCAGCGTTTGAAGAAAATAATCGTGATGTGGCCCGTGTAAGTGGAAACTAAGCTGCAATCACAAGGATGGAGGACATGAGATGGGTAAACCAACAGGATTTATGGAATATTCACGTGAACTGCCTGTAGATCGTGCACCTTCCGAGAGGATTGGTGATTGGCAGGAGTTTCACGAGCATTTTGATGAAGAAAAGCTTAAAATACAGGGGGCGCGGTGTATGGATTGTGGTATACCGTTTTGTCACAGCGGTATACTCTTAAACGGTATGGCATCAGGCTGCCCTATCAACAACCTGATTCCTGAATGGAATGACTTGGTGTATAGAGGACTGTGGAAGGAAGCTATTGACAGGTTACACAAGACAAATAACTTTCCCGAATTTACAGGCAGGGTTTGCCCTGCTCCCTGTGAAGGTTCATGCACATTAGGAATGCTTGAGCCGGCAGTAACTATTAAAAATATTGAATGCCATATCGTTGATAGGGCTTTTGAAGAAGGATGGGTAGTACCTGAGCCGCCGCAGGTACGGACCGATAAAAAAGTTGCGGTTGTAGGCTCGGGACCTTCAGGACTTGCCTGTGCAGCACAGCTTAATAAAGCCGGACATTGGGTAACGGTATTTGAAAGGGCAGACCGCATCGGGGGATTGTTGATGTATGGTATTCCAAACATGAAGCTGGATAAAAAGATTGTACAGCGGAGAGTTGATTTACTGGCAGCGGAAGGTGTAAAATTTGTTACAAATACGGAAGTGGGTAAAGACTATCCGGCGGAAAAGCTGCTGTCAGATTTTGATGCCGTAGTGTTATGCTGTGGTGCTACAAAACCAAGAGACCTTGTGGTGGAAGGGAGAAATCTGGCAGGTGTGCATTTTGCAATGGAATTTCTCCATGCAAACACCAAAAGCCTTCTCGATTCCAATCACCAGGACGGCAATTACATCAGTGCAAAAGACAAAGATGTAATAGTTATTGGTGGTGGAGATACCGGGACTGACTGTGTAGCAACTTCCATACGGCATGGCTGCAGAAGTGTTGTACAGCTTGAAATTCTGCCAAAACCGCCGGCACAGCGTACTGCCGATAATCCATGGCCACAGTGGCCTAAGATTCACCGTACCGATTACGGGCAGGAAGAAGCTGCGTCAATATTTGGAGAAGACCCCCGTAAATACTGTATTATGACCAAGAAGATTGTTGGAGATGAAAAAGGTGCGGTTAAAGAAGTCCATACGGTTAGTATCGAATGGACAAAAGATGAACAGGGAAGATTTATTCCAAAAGAAATCCCGGGTACCGAAAAAGTATGGCCGGCACAGCTTGTACTGCTTGCCATGGGCTTTACAGGTCCGGAAGACGCTATTCTAGAACAGCTTGGTATAGAACGTGACGCCCGTACCAATGTAAATGCTCCTTATGGGAAATTTACAACCAATATAAAAGGTGTATTTGCTGCAGGGGATATGCGCCGCGGCCAGAGCCTTGTGGTTTGGGCAATCAACGAGGGACGCGCTGCAGCCCGGGAGTGTGACCGGTACCTGATGGGGTCTACAAATTTGAAATAATTGAATTATTAAGACACGGATAATTAACTTTTTATACATTTTAAAAATTAATTTCTATAACCACAGAAGTATTAGCATGAATACTCTGTGGTTTTTTATTATATAGCAACGTCCAGTTTCGTAAGGGTAAATTTAATATATGTAGGCATTTAAAAGTTCATTTTTGTTTTGAAATTTTTATATATGAAGTTAATATGCGATCCAGTTTTCTACTTATTTCTAATATTTCTTCCTTGTTAGTGTCGGTATTATTTTTTTCCAGGTCCCAAACTAACTTTTTTAGCTCTTGTATTTCATTATTTATGTATTGTAAATTTTTATTTCTCATCTCAAAAACCTCTTTATAAATATTATGATTTACTATAATTAATAATACATATTGTTTTCTATTTCTTCCTTGTCAATATTTAAAACTTTTATGATATTATCCAGATATTTTTCACCGGAACGTTTTCCGCGAAGAATCATGCTTAAATATGCTTCTGAAGTTCCCACTTTCTCTGCTAACTTTTTTTGTGTCATATTTAATTCAATTAAACGGTTATTCACTAATTTGCCAAAGGGCGTTAGCTTTCTTTTTTTCATAACAGCTTCACCTTTCTTTTATAAAAAATACTGTTCTCGTTTGTTCAAAAAATATGATACAATAAAGCCGATTAAAAATTAATCATACTATATGCATACTTTAATAATATATCGGATTTCAGAGAATGTCAACCTTTTTTTCAATTTATTAACATAATTTTGCATATTTTCTCTATTAAAAGAGAAAAATGGAGGTGGTTCCTTGACTTCAATAGGAGAAAGAATTCGACTTGCCAGAAAAAAGAAAAAATTGACTTTAACAGATATAAAAAATTTAACAGGATTATCTACGGGAAATTTAAGTGAACTCGAAAATGATAAATTTATGCCTTCCGCCAGTGCATTAATTGCTTTGAAAAAAACATTGGATGTGTCTATCGATTGGATTTTGACGGGTGAGGAATCCACAGAGGGTCATTTGCCGGGAATACAAAAGGCTGAAAATGATGAAGAAAGCACTCATTATTTTATAAAAGAAGCCGAAAGTACAACCTATTTACTCAATGAAGATGAAAAAGAACTAATCAATGGCTATAGAAAATTGGATGAAGAAAAACGAAGGGATATTAAAGGATTTATCCATGTATGTTTGCAAAATACATATTCTTCTGCTCATGAGGAGCAGGAGGACAGTTTAAATGTTGATAGAGGCATTTAATTTTTTATGTATGTATGATTAATTTTTAATCATTTCCCATGTCGCGCTCCTGATCAGTTACATCAGGCATCCTTTGGTTAAGTATGACAAATAATTAATTATTTTTGCAATATTTTAGCTTATAAATTGCAAAACTATCAAAAAAGGTCTTGCGTTTTTTATAAACATATATTATAATTAAGCTACGTTAAATGAATAGATAATGCAGAACAACGGCGTTCTCAATATTTACCACAAATGTGGTTTGTTTGAGTACGCTTTTTTGTTATTTTTATAATATATTTTCACTTTTAAGTAATGCAAGATTAAATCATAAATATTTCATGGCCAAGGGGGGTTATAAATGTTAAAGAGAGAGGGTCAGGTTAGAATACCTTCAGGGTGTGCTATAAGCGGAATTATGAATAAAAAAGGAAAGGTATTCTCCGGGGAAGCAATTATCAAGTCTATCGCGCTGATGCACGAACGTTCAAACGGTTTGGGTGGCGGTTTTGCTGCCTATGGAATATATCCCCAATATAAAGAGCTATTTGCGCTTCATGTCTTTTATGACAATATTCAAGCTAAAATCAATACCGAAGATTTCCTTAACCAACATTTTGATATTGAGAGTTCCGGTAAAATTCCTACCAGAAAAGTTGCAAGTATAACCGATAATCCGATTATCTGGAGATATTTCGTAAAGCCAAGAAATTTTAAACTTATTGAATCAGAACTGAATGAAGAGGAATTTACTGCACGTTGTGTAATTAAAATTAATACTCATTTTGACGGTGCCTTTATATTTTCCAGCGGAAAAAACATGGGGGCTTTTAAAGCGGTCGGATATCCTGAAGACGTAGGGGAATTCTACATGCTGGATACCTACAAGGGCTATTTATGGACTGCACATGGAAGATTTCCTACCAATACGCCGGGCTGGTGGGGTGGAGCCCACCCCTTC
This genomic stretch from Petroclostridium xylanilyticum harbors:
- a CDS encoding helix-turn-helix domain-containing protein codes for the protein MTSIGERIRLARKKKKLTLTDIKNLTGLSTGNLSELENDKFMPSASALIALKKTLDVSIDWILTGEESTEGHLPGIQKAENDEESTHYFIKEAESTTYLLNEDEKELINGYRKLDEEKRRDIKGFIHVCLQNTYSSAHEEQEDSLNVDRGI
- a CDS encoding helix-turn-helix domain-containing protein; amino-acid sequence: MKKRKLTPFGKLVNNRLIELNMTQKKLAEKVGTSEAYLSMILRGKRSGEKYLDNIIKVLNIDKEEIENNMYY
- a CDS encoding glutamate synthase subunit beta, with the protein product MGKPTGFMEYSRELPVDRAPSERIGDWQEFHEHFDEEKLKIQGARCMDCGIPFCHSGILLNGMASGCPINNLIPEWNDLVYRGLWKEAIDRLHKTNNFPEFTGRVCPAPCEGSCTLGMLEPAVTIKNIECHIVDRAFEEGWVVPEPPQVRTDKKVAVVGSGPSGLACAAQLNKAGHWVTVFERADRIGGLLMYGIPNMKLDKKIVQRRVDLLAAEGVKFVTNTEVGKDYPAEKLLSDFDAVVLCCGATKPRDLVVEGRNLAGVHFAMEFLHANTKSLLDSNHQDGNYISAKDKDVIVIGGGDTGTDCVATSIRHGCRSVVQLEILPKPPAQRTADNPWPQWPKIHRTDYGQEEAASIFGEDPRKYCIMTKKIVGDEKGAVKEVHTVSIEWTKDEQGRFIPKEIPGTEKVWPAQLVLLAMGFTGPEDAILEQLGIERDARTNVNAPYGKFTTNIKGVFAAGDMRRGQSLVVWAINEGRAAARECDRYLMGSTNLK
- a CDS encoding class II glutamine amidotransferase; protein product: MLKREGQVRIPSGCAISGIMNKKGKVFSGEAIIKSIALMHERSNGLGGGFAAYGIYPQYKELFALHVFYDNIQAKINTEDFLNQHFDIESSGKIPTRKVASITDNPIIWRYFVKPRNFKLIESELNEEEFTARCVIKINTHFDGAFIFSSGKNMGAFKAVGYPEDVGEFYMLDTYKGYLWTAHGRFPTNTPGWWGGAHPFTLLDWSIVHNGEISSYDTNRRYVEMFGYKCNLMTDTEVITYLFDLLLRKHKMPLELAVKVLAAPIWSDIERESPEEAQKLKNLRAVYSSALVNGPFSIILGFKNGMVALNDRIKLRSLVAAEKDDMLYVASEESAIRVICEHPDKVWAPKGGEPVIGLLEEVSA
- a CDS encoding Spo0E family sporulation regulatory protein-aspartic acid phosphatase, with translation MRNKNLQYINNEIQELKKLVWDLEKNNTDTNKEEILEISRKLDRILTSYIKISKQK